A DNA window from Anas acuta chromosome 4, bAnaAcu1.1, whole genome shotgun sequence contains the following coding sequences:
- the OSTC gene encoding oligosaccharyltransferase complex subunit OSTC yields MEALFRLPFAVLECPNIKLKRPGWVHMPSAMTVYALVVVSYFLITGGIIYDVIVEPPSVGSMTDEHGHQRPVAFLAYRVNGQYIMEGLASSFLFTMGGLGFIILDRSNAPNIPKLNRFLLLFIGFVSVLLSFFMARVFMRMKLPGYLMG; encoded by the exons ATGGAGGCGCTGTTCCGGCTGCCCTTCGCCGTGCTCGAGTGCCCCAACATCAAGCTCAAGCGGCCGGGATGGGTGCACATGCCCTCGGCCATGACGGTGTACGCGCTCGTGGTGGTCTCCTACTTCCTCATCACCGGAG GGATCATCTACGACGTGATCGTGGAGCCGCCCAGCGTGGGGTCGATGACGGACGAGCACGGGCACCAGCGGCCGGTGGCCTTCCTGGCCTACAG AGTAAATGGACAATATATTATGGAAGGGCTTGCATCTAGCTTCCTCTTCACGATGGGTGGTTTAGGATTCATCATTCTGGATCGATCCAATGCGCCAAATATCCCCAAGCTGAACAGGTTTCTCCTGCTCTTCATCGGATTTGTCAGCGTGCTTTTGAGCTTCTTCATGGCCAGAGTTTTCATGAGGATGAAATTACC GGGCTACTTGATGGGTTAG
- the RPL34 gene encoding large ribosomal subunit protein eL34, protein MVQRLTYRRRLSYNTASNKTRLSRTPGNRIVYLYTKKVGKAPKSACGVCPGRLRGVRAVRPKVLMRLSKTKKHVSRAYGGSMCAKCVRDRIKRAFLIEEQKIVVKVLKAQAQSQKSK, encoded by the exons ATGGTGCAGCGCCTGACCTACCGCCGTAGGCTGTCCTACAACACAGCTTCCAACAAGACCAGGCT GTCCCGAACGCCCGGGAACAGGATTGTTTACCTGTACACCAAGAAAGTAGGGAAGGCACCAAAGTCAGCATGCGGTGTTTGCCCAGGAAGACTTCGCGGT gtcCGTGCTGTGCGCCCTAAAGTTCTCATGCGGCTGTCAAAAACGAAGAAGCACGTCAGCAGAGCCTATGGCGGTTCCATGTGTGCTAAGTGTGTCCGTGACAG aatCAAGCGAGCTTTCCTTATCGAGGAGCAGAAGATCGTGGTGAAAGTGTTGAAGGCACAAGCACAGAGCCAAAAGTCCAAGTGA